The genomic segment taccTGTTATAATATAATCTACCGTGCCATGTGttttcttttgagatacgatattttCGCACACAAAATGTCTCACCGatccgactacactttttcgtcTCGTGTCAGAATTCGAGTaaatgattggttagaagatcagatattttcgcatacagtggaTCATACCTATCTAATcttaaataatcgataaaaagattccgcaaaaattgagatacgagttttgcataacagcgacgatatatgTCTTTGTtccaaaatacaaaatacaacaatCTTTTccacaaaataaatttattataattttttttttattgtttattaaaaaaagttatgcAAATACATAAAAACAATGTATTGGTTACTTGGTAAATTCAAATTGGTGTTAATGGTCGATATTTGattgttaaatttattctttttagtCTTTTGCACTCaatatgtcgtttgtttatttttgttgtttgtttcattttactaTAAACCCAACACCTATATGTATAATGAAACTGTTTTTTATGGCCTCTATCATTACCTATATCTATTAAACAATAAATTGTCCAGCGGAAAATGACTATTAGTACATGTTCAAATAAACGAGAGATCAAAGCCAATGAATGTATATATTCACAAATAAGTGTTTTGTGACATTAATTTTCCTTGTACAAAATTTCAACTTCCTTTTCATTATTCCATCAAACACCACACCACCACACTATCGAAATAATCATGGTAAGCAAGTTCAAAATGTTGAAACTTTCGCTGAATATATTCTgtataaaggattgaaatatacaatgatttgTCGCGGAGAATTGACATTCACTAAGCATCAACAACTTTAGTATACACTTTCAATTTGTTATGTCCTGAAAGTTTGAATTAAATATCTGAATTCACAGATGACCACGGATATATTCCAGCCGTAATAACTGAAATCCGGTCTATTTTCCCccgaatgtgaccttccgaataaGACTTATTATCGGGTttatactaacatgagcaacacgacgggtgccacatgtagagcaggatctctGATGGGTTCGTGTTTTTTTCAgtatttggttttctatgttgtgttttgtgtactgtttgtgtctgtttgtcttcatcttttttagccatggagaTGTCAGTTTATAACCGCTTGTGCATTTGAATGTCCGTTTAGTATTCTTTGGCTCTCTTATACTTTTTCTATTTGAGCGGTCAAAATGGTTTGAATGTATATTTCCATGTCGTATACAGTCACtaacccgatatcacttttcctcatgaatatttaaacagAAGTTGTCGaaactatatttaattattcatacgacctattttttaaacataaatgtaTTGCATTCAAATGTcttgattataaaaaaagatgtggtatgattgcaaatgagaactctctacaagagaccaaaataacacagaaattgataactataggtcaccatacggcttttatcaatgagcaaagcccatactacaTATTCagtttaaaaggccccgaaatgccaaatgtaaaacaattcaaacgagacaactaacgtcctaatttatgtacaaaaaatgaacgctATGTTAGCTATATTTGACTTTTCTTCGTACCTTTTCACTTAGTATTCGAGTAAACACAACTTTATTTAACAACTAAGTAAACATTCTTTAAATCATATCCATACTCATGTCAAGCAATGTTTTAATAAATGTAAACTTGGTTATGTAAGTAACTTTGCCTCTCGAGACTTTGTATTAGATTTGCTTTACACAACCAGTCCGTTATGcgtttaaatagaacaaaagaattcgacctcttgtgtttagaaggtagaaaagtgaaatgaactttgtatacggttgtcaaggtgtcacaaaagttactttccgtaaagtcattataaatatttgcattcacGTTGTTTAATTTCCATATTGTACAATTGTTGACAATGCAACATGCAAACAATCGTTTTTAAAACCACCATAAGTCAAGCTGTTACGTCATTTAGGGGGTCTCCTTATAAACTGCTACTTTTTTTTGCTGACATAGAAAAAATCtgggaaaaattacaaaaattgagaatgaattGCCAATCGTTTAAAGACCATTCCCAAAGTGGCACACCTTAATTTGACATTTGGACGCAATATCAAAGTTGGATGTTATATGACGggttttgtttaattaatttacGAATCGAACACACCCGTCCTATATATGTAACATAACATGACATTTaagtaattaaacaattttttttaaataatatttgcatgtttgacatgtttttttctttaacaattacaattacaccgacagtcataatttctgtattatttaaaaagttttgttacacattttgttacaccttaGTTATACAGTAACCCGGATTGGTGACCATTGTGAAGTTGAGTTTTTTGGGGTAGCAGATATTTATATCGTTGTATTCCTTTTGTTTGTGTTAACCAATTGTCGttcggaattattttttttacgtcATTCATTTATCTTGCAATTTCTTGTAATTTAGTTGCGTCTTATTTCTTGGTGTTCATATTCACcgtacggcttcaacaatgagcaaagtccataccgcatagtcagctatgaaaggccctgataaacaaaataaaacaattcaaaacgagaaaactaacggccttatttatataaaaaaaaaatgaacgaaaaacaaatatgtaacacataaacaaacaacacaaccactgaataacaggctcctgacttgggacaggcacatacataaataatgtggcgggggttaaacatgttagcgggatctatGTTTGTGTTCGATCATACAGTATGATAAGTCGGTAGTTGCCCgtgaatggattttttttctttgcgtcttatttgttgattgcagttggttttttgttttgtgtcatgtggagatatggtgtgattttgtttttctttgatgtGTTTGCATCTTAAATTGGGATTGCACCGAGTTATTTCAATGATTTCTTTGTGCTATATTTCGATACATTTTTAGTCTATCTTACAATTGTCCGGCGACATAATGTGATACTTTTTTTGTTCGCCAATATTATTCATACGAGTCGATTTGAATTtactatttatatctttttcttttcttattagtTTACCTACAGTCGAAAATTTGCAAGACATTAAAAGTCTTTACTTATTTAACTGTTTTACATTATACTCAATTTTATCATAGGTTTATCACATTAAGACTCGAGTGTATTATAGTACTTTACATGAATAACCGTCCCACTGTTAGTTGTATGTTAGTTCTTCACAACTCAGAAACAGATTCAAGAATATCAAATTTCCCTTATATTAATTTTTACCGTATACGGTGGCTCACTCTATTTTCTCATACTTGCTCCCTATTACAAGTCAAGTACTATAGAAGTACACcggtgccccccccccccacctataTTCTTGAAAACGATGTTCTTATACATACTTATCTCCATGTTATTGTCTCAAGTCTTCAGTCTCTGCACCGAACTCTTACAATCAATCAAGTCGTTGCTAAGACGGCGCTTAAAAGAGCAGCGACTTGGGTTAAAATTGTACTTGCTAGACAGTCTTTGATAATCTGTTACAGTTTTGTACAAGAGTAATGTTTGGGATGCTTAAACCTTtcgcatattttgtaaaaatgaatatACTAAAGACCTTTTTTGGGTTTTAACATTTGCGGTTGACTGGCATATTATGTAGAATTAACaacctgttttatttaaaaaaaaaaaaaagaagattctaaaagataacgaaaattaagcatatgctcttttaactgttcttgaacagagctccaatttaaaaaaaacaacaagaatgtgtctaaagtacacggatgccccactcgcactatccttttccatgtcccatggaccgtgaaattgggtaataatctaatttggtattaaaattagaaagattatactatagggaacatatgtactaagtttcaagttgattggacttcaattttatcaaaaactaccttgaccaaaaaatttaacctgaaactcccactttcattttctatgtttagtggaccgtgaaattggggtcaaaagtctaatttggcttcaatattaaaaagattatatcataagcaacaagtttactaagtttcaagttgattggacttcagcttcaccaaaaactaccttgaccaaaaactttaacctgaaactcccactttcattttgtatgttcagtggaccgtgaaattgggtcaaaagtctaatttggctttaaaattagaaagatcatatcataagcaacaagtctactaagttccaagttgattggacttcagcttcatcaaaaactaccttgaccaaaaactttaacctgaacggacggacgcacagacgaacggagccacagaccagaaaacataatgcccctccactatcgtaggtggggcataaaaagaaagaGTTCAGATGATCAAGTTCTTTGAAGAAAGAGAAAGGGGAAACCAATAGCACTGCTATATCATCTAAGAAATTATATCATTTAGTATTACAAGACTATGAAGGATGCATTCACATCTCTTCTGTTATGGAGACGTTTGACAAATTCTGTACATAAAAAAACAAGTTCCTTTTGTGACAtaactttattcatatagattatttctcctacatatctttatatattgctttctttagTTCAAATTGGAATCTCAGATAAGCATCTGGTACTTTAAAACCTCTCCTCTCTGTTCCATGCCTCTGGTCGACATGTGTACTTCATAATAATTACTGACTGCAAATGTATAGCAGAACGTACATAACCTCTTGATAAAACTGCCGTCTATCTCCCTTTTcgacactgcaaaaaaaaatcgAACAGGCAATTAAAGAGGGGGTTGCAACCACATGTTCCCCGTACAAACGGATCGGAATTCAATCCTCAttctgtaaacaaatattgtaggattgttaaggtattttggtgttaaaagcccctcccccttttttgtaatatacaccacaaaaaaaaaacattaagttaGGATAAAGAACTAATAAACGATAGTCCTATAATGTAAGGCTTCAGAGTTTTAAATcttgtaaaaaaatgtttatcggattgttttttactatcaatgttgaaccgttaatttttatcgtattttttttaactaccaaTGTTGAACCGTTGATAGTTAATAACAAAAAttcgataaaaaatgttgaatgtaaatgatatgaacctccggtCTTATATTAAAGGACAATATATAACACTtctgaggttcatatcatttacattcaacggttttatcggatttttttttactatgaaccgttcaacattaatagtaaaaaaatccgatataaaaacgttgaatataagtgatatgaacctCCGAAGTTTATATAATAGCATTACGGTAAatagaataattgaaattcagTTGATTTATTGTGGGGGGCTATTTTAATCCACTTTCTGAGTGTGTATTatataatgttacaatgtaacaaacctatcaaacacaccgtgaaaaataacattatctcccCTAGATATGCTTAACAACAAGACACAAAAAACTGCTACCTTTTTTTGCTCTAtatcacataattatgaaaacacattacatagaTAGGGAATATTGTGCTTGTGTACACGTTTGAATGTGTAGGTGGCACACTCAGAACGATCgtctctagtttttttttaaattcgtcccGGCCTTTCCGGGTTCACGTAGCAACACGTTTCTTTCCTTTCCAACTATTTCTGATTATCAATTaatccaaaacatgcatttaGCACAAAGcaacaactattaaacaactcaCCTATACCAATGGTGATCGTCTAATTCCTAGCTGATTCCTTTAATCGTACCTTTTTTGACGACACCCATCGTTGTAGCGTCTACCATTGGAGGTAGCGAAATTACATGATTTGACAGGAGAGCGAAATAAACAAGGGGAGCAATTTTATCGAACCGCATTCCGGACTGCAACATAACTTGGTTTATATCTTCCAGTTCTGGTACcttcaagaaaataaaacataacagaaTAATTTATCCTATTTCtgggttcatcataaggaatttgaaaatatggccgtgtttatcCCTCAAAATTTACAATGAGTACAGAGAAACTGGTACAtctaggaaagttttaaggcatggcaggaactagatgtataaaagttatatgaagtacacgtttcagaaaattaaaaacttacctggattttgatgtccagtttttttccagtctgcagaagatagcaaaataaacaaacacccgagtttcatttgatacggtccacttatttacacagtttaaatcacctattgtctGCAGATGTcaattgtccatctattgtccatttaaatcaatactaagTACCCACAACATGTATTATATGAGGGAGATTCTCAAACCTCTTTCCcgacttagtttattttggcaccttctgcaggaacgaaaaaaactGGAAAGCAAAATCTagtaaagtttataattttctaaaacataaaatgcagttacaatttatatatctagttcctgtcATCCCTTAAAACTTTTGCAGGTGAATAtatttgtctgtactcagagtaaaatttgtggtgtatatgtcgtgtacaagttgcgattttgtacaggttataacatgtacaaaaatattgtacatgttataacttgtataatgcaaaaatacaagttataacatgtacaaaagtacctcatacatgttataacctgtacaaaatattgctttaaaatggttttaacttgtacaaaattaaaaataaatcttaatgaggtaaactatacatttaaattcaccaatgcataaagaacaacaataaataggccagaacgtgtctttttctgtagaggacaatgatcacaaagtttcagaaatatatgtttcatgacttatgttggcaaatttgttttcatgtaattgtatgttatatgcagtccatcatggcttaaataagtgtgaaactatttactaaaagcttgcatttccTCAACTCAATGACAACTACATtagatactagtaactaaattcttccaaaaatttTAAGAACGATGCCTAATAATTTTGGGTAATACTCCTCCCTCTCAttttatagcatgcaaagactCAAACAATGtactctgtaaaagcaagagagagctgcaatagttttcattggaccacgcttcattatcaatatctttggatctactcttcaacatttttggccttcagcatgacttatgtaaatttataactcaatcTTGTTTTATAAACTCTAggatcattgcatgaggcgaatgtcattttgatgtttaaaatatatcctctactttgaaagcatgtatttgtggcCTTTGTATGTTGTTTAGTCCATGGgcaggttgttgtcttttagacacataccccatttcaatTCCCAATTTCAATTGTAGACACATCTATCCTGGCTATCCTCTTGCGTCTTTTAGTGTCAATtagaatgaaagtattttactattgcctaacttcaaagtggacactcacaattataattcattaaataaagatatgtccatagatagtcataaaaggatcataagacatgtcctaagatatatcttatgacaggtcttaggaatgcttcgtaataccgacccctggaaattaactgtatcaaaaaaggacaaaacacactaacatgaaggaataataaaaaaagttattgaggtcaatatcatcttatttttcgattttgtacaagttaaaaccatttttaagcaatattttgtacaggttataacatgtatgaggtatttttgtacatgttataacttgtatttttgcattatacaagttataacatgtacaacatttttgtacatgttataacctgtacaaaatcgcaacttgtacacgacatatatacggCCATAATAGCCAAatggttatgatgaaccttaatgtATAATCATCCTTATGTCTATGTTGTTTCACATATTTCTActgattttgttttgatttagtCTTCAATCAATTCATTTCAGACATAAAAGACAATGGCATCATCATTCTGTAAAGAAGTCTGTACACTCTGTAAAGATGATGATGTATCAAATCAAGCAGTTATTTGGTGCACAGAATGTGAGGTTTTCCTTTGCATGGATTGTGATAATCATCACAAAAAATCACGATCATCTAAATACCACACAACCATGCCTACTGAAGATTATCACAAGCTCCCTGCATTCATGCAAAACATAAGCAGCCAGTGCAAAGAACATAATAAAAAGTTTGAGCTGTTTTGTACTTTCCATGCATGTCCTTGTTGTGTCCAGTGTGTTACTAAACACCAGAAATGTCAAGATATAAAGCCTTTGACTGATATCCTTACAAACGTTAAGGCTTCTGTTTCAGTTCAGCTACTTCAGAAAGATTTAAAGGTTCTTACGGAAAACTTTGAAGAGATTGTAAAGTATTTGAATAGCAGGCTTAATGAAAACAACGTTCAGAAAACAAAAGCCATTGAAAAAATTCGTGCTATGAGGAAGTCCTTAGATGATTACTTAAACAAGTTAGAGCAACAAATTTTTGATGACTTAGAATCTAACCACtctaaacttaattcaaatattaacacTCTTCTTAAACAAATCGAAGATCGATCAGTTAAAATTCACAAACTTCAAGGCGAATATTTCAAGATGACACAATATGCAACCGAGTTACAAATGTACTTTGGTTTGACTGAAATGGAGAAGATAGCATCTATAGCAACAACATACATAGAAAATGTAAAGAGTGATGataacttgaaagaaaataacctagaaattaaaatttcatcTGCTCTTCAATCAATTTTGCAAGATGTCAAATTATTTGGAGATGTAAATATCACGACTAGCCCTTCTACTGTTCAAATTAAAGCCGGAAGAAACGATCAAGCACAACATTCAGTAGATACTGTTCCTGAGGTTGATCAAATTAAGGTATCTTTACTGAAAACAGTGACAATGCCCGGAAAAATTGGCTCCGTAACTATATATGCTTGTAGAATTTTACAAGATAGTAATTTTTTAATCCTGGATCACAAAAAACATCGACTATTACTTTTTGATAATGAGGGTGTCTTAATGAGAACAGTAGTGTCATTCGAAGTCAATCCATATGATCTTTGCATTGTTAGAAAAAATACAGTAGCAATCTCACTCGGAACATTAAAGCAAGCAGTTCTGGTTGatatagaaaataacaaaataattaaaacaattgaaCTTTCTCATAACTGCGGTGGAGTAACAGGTGACGGTCAAATTTTATTTGTCATCTCTGCTCTTGATGACAAGTGTACTTTAGTAAATTTGACAGATATGTCTCATAGAGTCATAGGAGTTGGAGGAAGCTTTATTTCGTTATTCAAAGGAAACATTTACTGCACCAGCCCGAGACAAGACAAAGTAAGTTGTTTCAAAACGACTGGAGAACGACTTTGGACATTTATGCACAAGGATATTAAATGTCCAAATGGAATAGCGTTAGACTTCAATGGCTTTGTTTATGTGGCTTCTTTTAGATCCAATAAAATCGTGGCGGTGTCACCAGATGGGAAAACATGTAAGACAATACTATCAGAAGCTGATGGAATTGTCGGTCCTATTGGCATAGACATACACAGAGACACAAGAATGATGATAGTTTCGAGCAGAATGAGTTCTAAAagacaacaaatttttgttttcaaagtttAGAAATATGTTATTTGTAGATTTGATAACTAACTATGAAATTATGATTGGAACCTACATGAAGAATTTGAACTATTTTGAAAAGACTTTATATGAAAAACCTAATTATATTATCTCCCTATTTGATAAAATGATGGGAAAATTAACCAGATTTATCTTTCATTAATCACAAAGAAGGGCTAGCAAACAGTTTTTAATTTGAGCTTGATTAAGGGAACTaccatttggggggggggggggggaggggggggggggggctaggatgaaatttaaaaaaaataggcaggacaggtgttttgagtaaaaaaaaaagacaggatgagacacttgcaaaaaaaaaagaagtcaggacgacaatttaggtaaaaaatggcaggaccgaacagagtgaaaaataaaaaggcaggacagagtttacagctaaaaaaaaaatgcaggacaaaatttttcatcctagcccccccataaaaatcaaatggtagctccctaacgtTAAAACGACTTTCAGCTAAAATTTAATCTTACTTTATTCAACTATATGGACTTAGTTAGACAAATGAactaattttatttgatattaagaATTTCTATGATAacagataaacatgataaacaaagttGTAAAGAGTTGTTTCTGACAGAGGCGTTTTTACTTGTAGAATTGATAATTTTTCTCTTCTTAAATGTGTtggtataaaaaattaaaaaatatgcgaaaattttcaattaatgttttaaaGTTGCATGGGTAAAACAAttg from the Mytilus edulis unplaced genomic scaffold, xbMytEdul2.2 SCAFFOLD_1655, whole genome shotgun sequence genome contains:
- the LOC139508173 gene encoding E3 ubiquitin-protein ligase TRIM71-like, giving the protein MASSFCKEVCTLCKDDDVSNQAVIWCTECEVFLCMDCDNHHKKSRSSKYHTTMPTEDYHKLPAFMQNISSQCKEHNKKFELFCTFHACPCCVQCVTKHQKCQDIKPLTDILTNVKASVSVQLLQKDLKVLTENFEEIVKYLNSRLNENNVQKTKAIEKIRAMRKSLDDYLNKLEQQIFDDLESNHSKLNSNINTLLKQIEDRSVKIHKLQGEYFKMTQYATELQMYFGLTEMEKIASIATTYIENVKSDDNLKENNLEIKISSALQSILQDVKLFGDVNITTSPSTVQIKAGRNDQAQHSVDTVPEVDQIKVSLLKTVTMPGKIGSVTIYACRILQDSNFLILDHKKHRLLLFDNEGVLMRTVVSFEVNPYDLCIVRKNTVAISLGTLKQAVLVDIENNKIIKTIELSHNCGGVTGDGQILFVISALDDKCTLVNLTDMSHRVIGVGGSFISLFKGNIYCTSPRQDKVSCFKTTGERLWTFMHKDIKCPNGIALDFNGFVYVASFRSNKIVAVSPDGKTCKTILSEADGIVGPIGIDIHRDTRMMIVSSRMSSKRQQIFVFKV